cctttttttccatGATTTCACTTATGTCCCAATTGGCCCACACCATTCTGCCTTTTAGAAATGTAGCCTCGTTGCTGACTGCCCAAACACCGAAATCGCCCGAAAGGTCAACTAACGCAAGCAATTAGCAGCCTATCAGAATGACACGCTTTCAGTCTGGTTTACAATTTGGACAATATCACAAGAAAATTTACTCACGTGTATCAATGCCCTTCTTCCTGCCAATTTTTGCTGACATTTCGCTCATCACGCGCCCTGGATGGCAGCTCACAATCACCACATCGGGTCGCTCGACCTGTATAGACTCAAACATACGGAGCTGTGCCATTTTAGATGATAAATATGCCGACATCCCCGGAAAGAGGTTTGCGTCTAGATGAGCCTGTCCGCTAGAAATGTTTAGGATCCTAGGCGACGGTGCCGCGACCGACAAGAAAGATCTGGCGACATGAAGGCTGCCTTTGACGTTGATGTTGAAGGCTTGATACCAAGTATCAACGCTATCCTGTAGCACAGACACGGTTCCGTCAAAGTAGGCAGCATTATTGACGAGAATATGAGGCTCTCCAAAAGTAGATTGGACAGTTTCAAATGCTTTTTGGATTTGCTCTCCGTTGACAATGTCTGCCTGAAGCAGCAGAACCTCAATTTTGGGATTAATGATGGCAATCTgggcttttttctcttccaaaACTTGAAGTCTTCGCCCGATTAACGCAAGATGAGAAATGCCTGCTTTGGCGAATGATTGGGAAATAGCTCCACCGATGCCACTACCTCCGCCAGTGATAACCGCTGTCTTGCCGGCCAAGCTGAGCTCTGGGCGGGCTGGGGCAATTGCTGGATATGTGTCGTCGTGCCATGCCTTTGTTAGAGAGGGCCAAGGTGCAGCAGCCATTGTGAGTTGTGTATTAAGTCACTGAATaagagagggggggaggggggcagAAGAGTTGATGGATTCGGGGACATAAAAGCTCCATGACataggcatttatatgaATAGAATGTGCTTTACCGCCAACCTTAGTTAGAATTTTACATAACTAATCGTGATCATGACACAATGTTCCAGAACTTCGGATTGCTCCTGATTATGTGATCAAGCAATACGCAGCACGCAGCACTAGCAGATCGATGGCGGCATGGGATCTGTCAATTCTCCACAGCCAATAACTCCAAGCTTCGAACATGAGTAGAGTTCTTACAAATCATATATTACTACAGCTGAGTATTCACGTCCATTATATTGCGGGAAAGACTGTGAGCTTGGTGTTGAGAGCATTTGAAATCTTCGTGGCTAGTCTCGGTAATATCGCTGCTAACCTTACAAGCACTATGCTCACCGTTATGACTATTTAGATGATACAAAATAGATTCTTTTACATTCCTTGGAGATTACACCACAATGCTCTCATATAATTGTAAAGCAGCTTAGTTACCGGGTATTCGTCTCGTTATACCTGAGTTGCGTTCTCCATTCCCCATGTTACTCGCAGTTCGCCAAGGAGCCTCATTCATATAACATTTACACCTCTAGagccatatatatatatgctatTGTAATCAAAACATATAGAGCATCCTATACAGACTTTATCTCAGTAATGCGTTCCGTGGAACCTTGGCCATGTTCATGCGCAGCCTCGGATAATCTGCAACTTGTCACTGACGTCCATTCCCTTTC
The Trichoderma asperellum chromosome 7, complete sequence DNA segment above includes these coding regions:
- a CDS encoding uncharacterized protein (EggNog:ENOG41); amino-acid sequence: MAAAPWPSLTKAWHDDTYPAIAPARPELSLAGKTAVITGGGSGIGGAISQSFAKAGISHLALIGRRLQVLEEKKAQIAIINPKIEVLLLQADIVNGEQIQKAFETVQSTFGEPHILVNNAAYFDGTVSVLQDSVDTWYQAFNINVKGSLHVARSFLSVAAPSPRILNISSGQAHLDANLFPGMSAYLSSKMAQLRMFESIQVERPDVVIVSCHPGRVMSEMSAKIGRKKGIDTLDLSGDFGVWAVSNEATFLKGRMVWANWDISEIMEKKDEIINNNLLTVSLGGWPFKE